A window of Hallerella porci contains these coding sequences:
- a CDS encoding FISUMP domain-containing protein has product MYLKIIFFLFSLLLMISCGGDNSSSPDVENSSNSHSSEIPCDATNEGTIIKPADSDVEHICKGGSWIAIGSSSSSNNIITNETKQSSSSSSYNVILSASEESSSSFFGSETNPSSSSSSSVIASETNQSSSSNYGNNESSSSSEDSIESSSSEETKLYLCDDGETHVLNPANCEKESSSSVAIASSSSDNTPNSSSTEVQESSSSEVSSSSVKTESSSSKVESSSDISISSSSNPESSSEESSSSLSDGYDAINNTLTDPRDGHIYKTVTIGTQVWMAENLNYLPKDTIGTIWGGLSLCGGGAWKSKEEGDCSIFGRLYETDFTDEKKDSICPDGWSLPTYNQFQKMKSYLGDNAVNKMKINIDKYWQSGNATNESGFSAIPSSVYSRAKGFNTFFLENEEVAAFAIEKNNNGTENGFAIVDSEDDFWVPNGFGNGYFLAVRCIKD; this is encoded by the coding sequence ATGTATCTGAAAATTATCTTCTTTTTATTTTCTCTTTTGTTGATGATTTCCTGTGGTGGCGATAATTCTAGTAGTCCCGACGTTGAAAATAGTTCAAATTCTCATAGTTCGGAAATTCCTTGCGATGCAACCAATGAGGGAACGATAATCAAGCCAGCTGATAGTGATGTAGAACACATCTGCAAGGGCGGCTCCTGGATTGCTATTGGCAGTAGTTCATCGTCCAACAATATCATTACGAATGAAACAAAACAATCCAGTTCATCCTCTTCATACAACGTCATTCTGAGCGCGAGCGAAGAATCTAGTAGCAGTTTCTTTGGAAGTGAAACGAATCCATCTAGTTCGTCGTCCAGCAGCGTCATTGCGAGTGAAACTAATCAATCCAGTTCGTCCAATTATGGCAACAATGAATCCTCTTCAAGTTCAGAAGATTCTATTGAATCTAGCAGCAGTGAAGAAACCAAACTGTATCTTTGCGACGATGGAGAAACACACGTACTAAACCCAGCCAATTGTGAAAAAGAATCCTCTTCATCTGTAGCAATTGCTTCATCATCTAGCGATAATACACCGAATTCGTCAAGCACCGAAGTTCAAGAATCTTCAAGTTCGGAGGTGTCTAGCAGTAGTGTGAAAACAGAGTCCTCTAGTTCCAAAGTTGAATCTAGTAGCGATATAAGTATCAGTTCATCAAGCAACCCAGAATCATCATCAGAAGAAAGTTCATCTTCATTAAGCGATGGTTATGACGCAATAAATAACACACTGACAGACCCTCGGGACGGACATATATATAAAACAGTAACAATAGGCACACAGGTTTGGATGGCCGAAAATCTTAATTATCTTCCTAAGGATACTATTGGAACAATTTGGGGCGGATTGTCATTATGTGGCGGGGGAGCTTGGAAAAGTAAAGAAGAAGGAGATTGTTCTATTTTTGGACGATTATATGAAACTGATTTTACTGACGAAAAAAAAGATTCAATTTGTCCTGATGGATGGTCACTTCCTACTTACAATCAATTTCAAAAAATGAAATCATATCTTGGAGATAATGCTGTGAATAAGATGAAAATCAATATTGATAAATATTGGCAGAGTGGTAATGCTACTAATGAATCAGGTTTTTCTGCCATACCATCAAGTGTATATAGTCGAGCGAAGGGATTTAACACCTTTTTTCTTGAAAATGAAGAGGTTGCCGCATTTGCAATTGAAAAAAACAACAACGGAACAGAAAATGGATTTGCTATCGTAGATTCGGAAGATGATTTTTGGGTTCCAAATGGATTTGGCAATGGTTATTTTTTAGCCGTTCGTTGTATAAAGGATTAA